The genome window ATGACTACACACATTAGTCTCAGCTAATAAGGTACTTCAATCTCACCATTGTTTTGTTATGTTTACTTCTAGATGCTCAAGTACAACTGCGGTGTGGAGCTAGAAATGTGGTTGCTAGTGCAACAACCAATGCCAGTGGagtattttcattttccttggATTCTACACAACTTTTTCTCTCACCAACAGTACTCTTGAATCTTTGCAATCTAGTGGTTACAACACCCCTCTCCACCTGCAACTCCACGCTTCCTCCTGTGGGAGTCTTGGAATCGCGCATACAGTTCATTAGAAGCAGTGTTTTGGGGCTCCGTATTGTTCTCACGTTTGGGCCAGTTGGGTTCCGTTACAGTTCCTCAACTTGAGGAATAGAAGAGTATTTACATGAATAAGGTCAATTGAACCAATGATATAGTATTTTCCTTTCCAACTCTTTAATAATGTTATGAAGATTGTCATCCAATCCGTAAACTCCTTTCCTAATTAAGGAGTACTCCTGTCgctatatataattaataaagccTTTAATGTCCTTCAAATGAACATAGACTTAGTTTTGGATTTCGTTTGACTTGTATATGATAATCAAGGCTATGTTAATTGGCAAAAAACCTTTTTGATGGTGTTCGTTTTGGTATTATTGTACGAAGGAAGTAAAAgtttaatttcaaaacttattttaaccGGAAAGAATTATAGCGTTTAGAATATTTGGTAAACTACGGGGTTAAGTGTtggaatatttttataaaaatcataatattttatatttattattatttttaactatttgttAAGAGTTGGCTGCCTAGTAAACGTTAGTGGCTAACGTTTTTCTATTATTCAATCTTAATTCATTGCTTTAAACCATCATCTTTAATTGGTTGAGTTTGTACATTTTTTATGTTACCGTTGACATTGATATATTATGATTCAATATAATTACTATTTACTGTCcattttaaagataattataACAACAATCAAgtaaatttaaaacccaaataaacGTGATCTTTATTGTATGTTTCTTCAGCCAATATGAATATGCAGCCAACATGTCCGATTTTagatgagaaaatcaattttcttatgGGTAccattttcacttaaaaaagaaaactaccaACATTTTTGCAGAATCAAAATTCGAATCTCATGAAAATAAGATATCCTTCGATATACtatatttttgggtaaaagaaAAGTACTATTGAGAGATTCCTATTCTACAAGCGGTGTGGGCTTGTAAGGATAATCAGCAAGGTGGCTGAGTTGTTCTATCCCGAGGGCGGCAGGCGCAATGTTATTAGTCTGCTACACCAGAAATAGGAATGGCAATGGGTTTGGTTTCTTTATACCCAAACCCACTCTGCGGGCTAGTACTCTTTACTTGAACTCGACAGGTTTAATAAacgagttttttatttttattttttcaggcCCCAAACCCGCCCTGTCTAACCAGGTTAGATTTGGGTAGAAACCACAgcccaataaaagaaaaaagatggaaTTGAAGCCTATACCGtggcccaagcaaaaaaaaaaattcgtatTTTCTCATATTCAAATTTGAGCAGCAAGCACGATTTTCCGTTGGAGGAGTCACAGATTAGTAAAAGCTTGAACAAATAATcgctaaaaaaagaaaaaaaaatatctaaaaagtAGTGATGAAAATTAATGCATGTGTTGAAAATAGAAAGTATAAGTGGTGTttggagaaaaggaaaatgtgaAAGAAAAGAATGGTGGAGGGCCAGCGGTGAGTTCGAGCGATGGCTGGCAGTGACAGTGCTTGAGGGTAAGTGAGACTGAGTTACAGTAGTAGAGGAAAGTGAGGGAAATGGGATGGGGCGGCTATGTGAAGTGAGAGGATGAGGGTAGggtttataagtttatatatatatatatatatatatatggttttttggtaattttagttttaaacgaGTCGGGGTCAAGGTCGGGCCTGAGTTCAGGGTAGGTTTAACTAAAACCTAGACCTGTTTcaggttttattttaaaaattcaaacccaaccCTATTGTTTTACAAGCCAGGTAAAACCTGTCCCCTTagggttgggtcgggtcgggttggccAGATACCCACAGATCGAGTACTTTTTGCCATACCTAACCAAAAACCCCATAGACGATGTGTATCGTCTAAAGACAGTGACAAGGTTCATGCCTCAAATCTACCtttgttttgttatgtttaCTTCTAGATGCTCTAGTACAACTGCAATGTGGAGCTGGAAATGTGGCTGCTAGTGCAACAACCAATAACGCCAGAATATTTTAAATCCCCTTGAATCCTCTACAAGTTCTTCTCCAAACACTATTGAGTAAGTGCAATCTAGTGGTTAACAATCCCCTCTCTAACTGTATGGCCAATCTTCCTTCTCTGGAAAGCTTGGCCTCGCCCTTACAGTACGTCGAAAACACTGTTCTTGGGagagattttttaattggtaCTCGAGCAAGTGAAGGAGGAATACAAGTTTCCTCACTGAACCCtattttttctaagattttGATCTGGAAAGCAATGCTATTAGGATCCATGTTATTAAGAAAGACAGCCTTTAGGAACATGGACTTGGGTAGCCTATAAGTGTTGGGTGGTTTGTAGCAAGCAAAGTCTAGTAAATTAATGGGTACTTCTCTTTTGTATACAAGATATAGGACAACTAGTCCTGCAACTACTACCATCACAAAATGGTGTAGGGTGTTCCAGATAATTAGATCATGGAGGCTAGGAATGATGAGTCTTAGGGTCATTGTTGCCATGGATGGAGGTATAGATTTGTTTTTGGTCTTGATAGAATTGAATTAATTTAAGTTTGTTTGGCATGCATTGCGTTGCATTGATTGGCATATGGGTTTTAAGGTTGAGGAGGTATGGGGTATGAATATTGGAGATAGAGCATTACACatgaggagaaagaaaaaggccAGAGGGAAATTGAAAGAGAGGAATATGTATAGGACATTGAACATCCTTTTGGTGCTTGTTTCAGGAATCAAGTTGTGCACGCAATGGTCTATTTCTTTCCTGATGCGGTTTCTTTGCTAAATGAGGGAGCCCAAATTATCTTAACAAACACTCATCCCTATTCcatttttgtgcaaatgtgtgACAATTATTAGTGATCACAAATAATCTATGAGTTGAGTTTATATATCTTTATGGTTTTGTTAAGATGTGGGCACAAGTATATATATGCTTATGGGCTGAATTTGGAATCATGTTGTAATGAAATGGTCTCTTAATTTAACTACTTTCATTGGGGCCTGGAGCGAGCACTTCTAGAAATTCTCAAAGGCCTGAGCCAAATTAAGGCCTAAAAGGTAGGGGTTGGTTTAGTTTGGGGCATTTTAAATCTAAACCAACCTCGTTCGATTAAAAAATTGCCAATCTCAACCAATcaattatcatgaaaataaCTAGACCAAACCAAGCCATAGGTGATTCGTTTGAGTTAATTGAGCTAGGCTTTTTTGTCCTTGCCATTGGGTCATTTATCTCTTATATTGAAAATTAACTTCctatgttttccaaaaaaataaaaaaataaacttcctataatttttttcttttttttttaaattctcagGTGCATAAAACTAATAACAAGTAACAAGTTTTCTTCCAAATTTCTAATTCACCAAACTTGCAAAATAGGAATTACAAGTACTTACTTTTTCTTCCTCTATCATCATCCATGAACTTTTTGTAGGTCATTCATGGAAGGCGATTGCCAACCCTACAGAACGTCTATGGAACCCGTATGTCCACATCCATGGGAACCCTATGTTACATCATTCTTCTTTGATCTAGCAtaatatgtaatattatttttgtaaagttgtgatttccaactaacttgtgttggctttaattccgtgccaaattcgattgtaatttcttcaatcattttccctGTATGTAGGTgggtttatttgtaagggatgagtgtgagagatcggtgaagaatcaagcttcaaaagATGAATTAGTACAATTAGTGACTAGTTCGCGAGTAACTCGCAAGAAGCAACCCGTGAAAAGGCCACATGTGAAGCACATGAcaggaagctgaagagtcatgccaggctATCAAGTTCGTGAGTGTTTCGCGAGAAGGGCCATCCCACAAAGTTCCCAAGAAACATTCTGTTTGGAAAAAAGTTAAGTTgctttaccaaattctttacccACAATATAAATACCCTCAGTACCCATGGATTGTAATGCGtgatttttagaaagaaaatcctaacaaatacacttgagagttagagattgttatacccacaatcatttacaaattttcttttggttttcttcAACTCCTACCTATCCATCTCTAGATCCTTAAGAGGTtgttagcccaaacacttaccacacccattctgagtgttaagtgagattttggtgttgCTAAGAAATATTGGAAGGAGGCATTTAGTAGTGGATGCAATCGAGCtgaattgcgggatccggaaagttagagaagacaagactctgagaagtccgttggtagcaagagcttgaagggctcaagtacatggggtagactaggcttggagggtcttttgatATTCGTGCGctcaactttattctctagtggatcgattttgaCTAGGAAGGtcacggagaggtttttcgctgagttcttcggtttcctcttcgataacacatcttggtgttatcttgtgtttgcatctctcttccctactctttaagctttctttttattgttgaatatggcttagggtagtgtTATCAGTTCATTGcgcttatttactcttgttccgcacttagtttaagttagagtaaacgTAATTTAGccgtattttttattttggggtcTGAACAAACTCTTGTGTTTTAGCATAAATCTGAGCTTTCAATTTTGtagggtattttttttaaacataatttgGATGGGCTTTTGTGGGCTTGCCTTGTGTGATAAATACTGTGTAGACTCTAAGAACACGCATCTTATTCCTACTCCAACTATGAAAGGCACTTTAATAATCGTGCCATATTGCCTTGCACCatcattaatttgttttaatatcACTAGTTGGGGAGAGAAGACTTTGAGAATACTCTAATTGAAACCTTGATATAACATATAGGATTATACTTAACCCAAAACTTATTATCTccccaaaaaatttcacataaattatgaaattcTCAAATTGTGTAGATTGGATTGAATGAGTTTGTGTTGCGTGAGCATATGCAATAttgatcaaagaaaaaaaacctttgactaaattaatgtaatttaaGAGTCTTAAATGATTGCGATCTAGATTCATATATGGCTATAAATTTTTGAAGTATTACTGGTCAAAGTCACTTCTACCTATAATTCTTTTATTGGGGTCCAAAGTAATAAAGTATTATGTATGTAATTCaacaaagtaataaataaattggtttGGATAATGAAATATTCATTATTATATAAGTTGTGAAATTGAGTGTGAATTTGAATGTGTTTGTATATAGGCCGTAATAAATAATATACGTATAAAGACGGATTGAGAATTAgggtaaaaattataaatgtgtTTACGTcgttaaatattaaataatactCTTAACTAATCAAGATTACATGTGTTTCCTCggattatatttgttttacttgttaAATATTGCTCCTTGAGTATTCCATAAGGCCCCTGACAATGACCCATTATGAACCCATAGCCGCATGTAAGCAGTTTCACTTATTACCCTGTgagttactttttttatttttttaagtttgtcaAATTCAAAATGTACATGTCCACACTAGCATTGATCTCCTTATGCTCTAGTATTTCATAGCCAATGCAAATATGTGACTGTGTGCATATTCCACAACGAATGTCCGCAGCAAGAAGCAAATTCATGTGGCTAGAGCATGGGATCATAGCAGAGTTGAAAAAACCAGTTTTATGGCTTTTGGAAGTGGTGGAGTTATCATTGACCACGTAAGAAACCAATTAATTTGATTTGGGTACATCTAGCAATGAGTCTCAAATAGAGTTAGAGCTCCAATATTGTCCCAAAAAGGAAATTAAGGGCAGTACAgaacaagaatttttttcagAGAGTCAAagattataaaaagaaaagaaaagaaaaaaagatcacTAAATCTTTTCAAACAAACCGATCTGAAGGAATATCCTCTAATCCACTAGCAAATCTCCACTAATCCActagcaactttttttttttttttttgtaatatttgatttttcaaatccATTCCCTTAAGGCcttcttcaattctttcattCATGACTTCTTATATTCTTCCAATTACATTTTGTACAACTCTTCCTCTCCACATTTTCACTCTTATTCTTCCCCTCTCCTTTTTTGCACCCAAGCAATATTCTTCCAACAGTTCTTTCTCTTCCatcttatttttcatataaatttttttatggaaaatgtttgGCTCCAAACATGTTAATTTGGAGTTATTTTGCTCTAACTTATTAATGTGATGGTTAATGAGACCattcatgtgtatttttttgtcatatgctcttttaatatattatgtgacttgtttaaataatacatatagaTAGTCTTATCAATTGTcacataataaattaaaaaaggtaTCTCCAAACAAGTTTGGAACTAAACTTTTCCCATTTTTCATTACTTGTTTTACTCTCATCCCAACCATTTATACATAATAAACTCCAtttctttaacattttaaatattttggtagtttttttaaattgtttataatattttattattgatctAATTGTAGcatcacattttcaaaaaaaatttctttttattcatcTCATTAAAATATGATAACATAATAGAGAGTAATTGTTGGAAATCTTTgatataaatttgataaaatccaaaaactaaaaaaattgattcaagaatagtattttcaatttgacTCTATCAAAACTCACAACATTATGTTTTACTCACCAACActacaaaaagagaaagagatcatttttatattataatctaTTCCTCATTCTTTTAACTACATCAGCACCAAAACATGCAAATATAATAAGCCTtcactttcttaatttttccaaattcaTATTCTAATAGTTGAAATTGgttaattaactaaaaaaaagaataaataaagcatataaaaaaaatggcatatTTTCCAACTCAAAAATTTAAGCGTTTtgtattcaagaaaaaaaaaaattattaatcacgattaattcaaaatcttttgtttcataaaattaatttcgCAAAGAGAGAGCAGGCTTAGAGGAATAGAAGTCAAAGCTTTTGTCCAGCCCATATTGATGGTAGCGTTGAGGTACTGGTGGTCCTATATGAGTCGATACCTTCAATATAGAAACACTACATCTGGGCAAGTTGGCTATTTATAGCTTTTGGGCCTCTTTGGACCAATTTAACTTTTGAGAGGGAGTTACAAGTCTCCAAAGTATAGACTACATATTTTTACTATAAAcgcctttaaaataataaaataaaataaattctttgGGGCTGGGAAGGCCATGGCATCACTTGGTCTCTAGATTAGATTCAAATCTTTGATCCTAATTTTTTGTCAACATGTTTTGTTTCGATGTATATACtactttattgttattattttcttatttttacattttaataaattagtgGGTAATACAATGTTAAGCCCTCGATATACAGGGGCAAATATAATTAGTCGATTTTATTCAGATATTAACACACTTCTTCTACCCGTTCAATGGGGTGGATCCCGAGGTTACGGCTCTTgcaatcaaatattttatattctagatagttcatttttatttgaaaatatttttcattataaatgTGTACTAgtaaatatcaattttaatataaaaacttatgaaataaagataaatttgttaattgaatctcaaataggattttttgataaatttttactcacaacataaaaaatatagcacaagattttaatgaaattctcacatgtcaacaaaaaattcataaaaatatatttttttaatcacttattatatataattaaagataGTGAAATAATATTAACAAACTTCCACATAACATTTTGTCTTTAATTACATTAAATGgctcaatatataaatatatttgttatattagTTAATTTAGAATTTCAAGTGACTCACTATTATTATGAAGGTTGTGataatgtgtatatatatatatatatatatatatatatataatttgtaattaatttgtgtataacatcactacaaaaaaaatttctatagccacgtttttaaaacgcggctatagctcataaaaacgtggctataggacGATTTggcctatagccacgtttttttaaACCACGTTTTCAAAAGTGGCCTAAACCCTGTGACTGTATGCCTGAGGGGTCTATGGCCGCACTTTTTCAAACGCGGCTGTAGGCTAGGACCAATGGCtacgtttaaaacgtggctattgGATCGGACCAATGGCCACGTTTGAAACGTGGCTATTGGTGAAAGCTATAGCCGCCTttaaaatgtggctataggtgacaactatagccgcattttttaaatgtggctATAGGATATATTTTTAGCAGAGtttttaaacgcggctatagccctttttttttccttttttcatttttttcctagGCCAGATGGCTTAAGAAGGACCTCCACACCTGTTTTCTACATAAGATAAAATGCAAGAGAGGAGGGCAATTAACTCACGGTGCACTTTAGATAAAATTTGTGGTGAGGactataaaatttgacatgccaAGTTTCTTGATTAGTATCTAGTCCATCCTACATGGCAGATGTTAGGCATATATTTTGCTACAACATAGTGTACAAATGCATAATTAAGATTTTGGCAAATAGGTTGAAGGGTATAGTGGTAGACTTAAACTTTTAATGACAAATTGAGCAAAAGACCCTTTCTATACAACAACCATGGTCGTAAGTCACTAGAGCCAAATAGTATTGATTAACtacttttaaattataaatactcaAACAAGCCAAAAATTGGTTGAAGCAAGTTCAATTCCAAAGTGGagaaaacacaataaaatccaATAACCACAATGGTGTCGGTGATTGGATTTTTAAAGGAGATAAGTACAAAACTGACAACGGGcacaaaaaagaattaaaccCATTTCCTGGTcagagaaacaaaagaaaatattctaTTGTTTCTCTAGCAATCAAACAATAGTATAATTGTATAATTCATACTTGCAATTTATAGGATTTCAAGGTGACATGAAATTGAAGATGGTCAGGATCAGTTCCAAATCTGAAGAAATTATGGGATACTTAGATACAGGCCTAAAATATATCAAGGGTTTAGTTAGAGATGGAGGATTTCTACGATTGTGTCTTCCAAAAATTCTGTAGTCATTCTCAGGAGAGGAAAAAGGCACTAATATGTTCCAAGCAATATTCTTCCAACAGTTCTTTCTCTTCCatcttatttttcatataaatttttcatGGAAAATGTTTGGCTCCAAACATATTAATTCTGGAGCTATTGTTCCAAGCAATATTCTTCCAACAGTTCTTTCTCTTCCatcttatttttcatataaatttttcatGGAAAATGTTTGGCTCCAAACATATTAATTTGGAGCTATTTTGCTCTAACTTATTATATGACGGTAAAAGAGACCATTCATGTGTAGTTTTTGTCACATGctcttttaatatattatgtGGCTTGTTTAAGTAATAAACATAGATAGTCTTATAAATTGTCACATAATAAGTTGAAAAAGGTATCTCCAATCAAGTTTGGAACTAAACTTTTCCCACTTTTCATTACTCTTTTTTGTCCCATTTATATGTCATAAACTCCAtttctttaacattttaattgttttggtagtttttttttaattgtttctaatattttattattgatctAATTGTTGcatcacattttctataaattttcttttcattcatctcatTATGATATGATAACATAAATAGCAACTGTTGGAAATGTCCaatataaatttgataaaatccaaaaactaaaaaaattgattcaagaatagtattttcattttgacACTATCAAAAACTCACAACATTATGTTTTACTCACCAAAActacaaaaagagaaagagatcatttttatattataatctaTTCCTCGTTCTTTTCACTGCATCAGCACCAAAACATACAAACATAATTAGCCTtcactttcttaatttttccaaattcttaTTGTAATAGTTGAAGTCAgtgaattaactaaaaaaaaaaaaaagaatacaaaaaaatggcatattttcaaactcaaaaatttaagccttttgtatatatatatatttttttgataatgattaatttgaaatcttccttttcataaaattaattcCACAAAGAGAGGGCATGCTTATAGGAACAGAAGTCAGAGCTTTTGTCTAACCCATATTTATGGTAGTGTTGAGGTCCTTGAGGCATTGGTGGTCCTAGATGAGTTGTTACCTTCAATATAGAAACACTACATATGGGCAAGTtggctatttatattttttgggccTCTTGGGACCAATTAAACTTTTGAGAGGAAGTTACTCACAAGTCTCCAAAGTATAGGCTACATACTTTTACTATAAACcccattccaaaaaaaaaaaaaatatcttaggGGCTGGTAAGGCCATGGCATCACTTGGTCTCTAGATTAGATTCCAATCTTTGATCCTAAATTGTTGTCAACATGTTTTAAATCGATGTATATACTactttgttgttattattttcttatttttacatttaaataaattagtgGGTAATACAATGTAAAGCCCTCGATGTACGAGGGCAAATAtaattagttgattttattgagATATTAACGTACTTCTTCAACCTGTTCAACGGGGGTGGATCCCAAGGTTACGTCTCTTgcaatcaaatattttatattctagATAGTTCGtttttatttgaaactatttttagttataaatgtttacaagaaaatatcaattttaatataaaaacttatGAAATAGAGATAActtttgttatttgaatctcaaataggattttttgataaatttttactcatcataaaaaatatagcacaagattttaatgaaattctcaCACGTCAAcaaaaaagtcataaaaaatatgtatttttattcaCTTATTATCTATAattaaagataataaaataatattaacaaacttccacataacattttttctttaattgcaTTAAATGgctcaatatataaatatatttgttatattagTTAATATAGAATTTCAGGTGACTCACTATTATTATGAAGGttgtgataatatatatatatatatatatatatgtaatttgtaattaatttgtgCATAACATGAACATGGACTGATGAACATGCTACCAATTTGaatatgaaagaaagaaagaaattccGCTTAAATTTATTGCACTAAGCCTCGAACTATATCAAGCTGCCTGCTAGTAGGTGTAACCCCACAAAGTTCGAATCCATGGTGAAGGTGAACTTCATTTCATACAACATGAGAGTTATTATATCTCTTGACTTGCACAGAGAGCTCTAGCTTCGTGATTTATGTCACAAAAATCGGCTACAACTTGGCCACACTTATCCTATAAAATGGTTGAATGGCCAGCATTTCTACTGCAAGCCAGTTTCGACTATCGATAGAGCAATACACTGTGATTGAGAAATGGCCTTGAAATTAGTTCTCTTTGTTACCGTAATGGTTGCTGCATTGGCACTTCCAATAGCTAAAGGCACTAGTGTTGTGGTTGAGGTCCAGCCGTCTTTTGTGCCTTGCAGTTTAGGTGCGAATGTTACTGCCACCCCACCTTTCCCAAGTAAGTTTGCTCAGAATTTGTTACAGTTAGTCCAATGCACCATGACTACACACATTAGTCTCGGCTAATAAGGTACTTCAATCTCACCATTGTTTTGTTATGTTTACTTCTAGATGCTCAAGTACAACTGCGGTGTGGAGCTGGAAATGTGGTTGCTAGTACAACAACCAATGCCAGTGGagtattttcattttccttggATTCTACACGACTTTCTCTCTTACCAACAGTACCCTTGAATCTTTGCAATCTAGTGGTTACAACAGCCCTCTCCACCTGCAACTCCACGCTTCCTCCTGTGGGAGTCTTGGAATCACGCATACAGTTCATTAGAAGCAGTGTTTTAGGGCTTCGTATTGTTCTCACCTTTGGGCCAGTTGGGTTCCGTTACAGTTCCTCAACTTGAGGAATAGAAGAGTATTTACATGAATAAGGTTAATTGAACCAATGATATAGTATTTTCCTTTCCAACTCTTTAATAATGTTATGAAGATTGTCATCCAATCTGTAAACTCCTTTCCTAATTAAGGAGTACTCCTGTCGccatatataattaataaagccTTTAATGTCCTTCAAATGAATGTGGACTACGTTGTGGATTTCGTTTGACTTGTATATGATAATCAAGGCTATGTTAATTGGCAAAAAGCCTTTTTGATGGTGTTCGTTTTGGTATTATTGTATGAAGGAAgttttaatttcaaaacttattttaaccGGAAAGAATTATAGCGTTTAGAATATTTGGTAAACTACGGGGTTAAGTGTtggaatatttttgtaaaaatcataatattttatatttattattatttttaaccattTGTTATGAGTTGGCTGCCTAGTAAACGTTAGTGGCTAACGTTTTTCTATTATTCAATCTTAATTCATTGCTTTAAATCATCATCTTTAATTGGTTGAGTTTGTACACTTTTTATGTTACCGTTGGCATTGATATATTATGATTCAATATAATTACTATTTACTGTCCATTTGAAAGATAATTATAACAACAATAAAgtaaatttaaaacccaaataaacTTGATCTTTATTGTATGTTTCTTCAGCCAATATGAATATGCAGCCAACGTGTCCGAGTTTagatgagaaaatcaattttcttatgGGCACCATTTtcatgtaaaaaagaaaactacctACATTTTTGCTGAATCAAAATTCGAATCTCATGAAAATAAGATATCCTTCGATATACTATATTTGTGGGTAAAAGAAAAGCTATTCTGCAAGCAATGTAGGCTTGTAAGGATAATCAGCAAGGTGGCTGAGTTGTTGTATCCTGAGGGCGGCATGCACAATTTTATTAGTCGACTGCACCGGAAATGGGAATGCCAACAGGTTGGGTTCGGGCTGGGTTTCTTTATACTCGAACCTGCTCCGCAGGCTTGTACTCGTTACCTGAACTCTGCTCGTTTAATAAACGAGTtctttttgttagg of Quercus lobata isolate SW786 unplaced genomic scaffold, ValleyOak3.0 Primary Assembly Scq3eQI_60, whole genome shotgun sequence contains these proteins:
- the LOC115973414 gene encoding phylloplanin-like, encoding MALKLVLFVTVMVAALALPIAKGTNVVVEVQPSFVPCSLGANVTATPPFPNAQVQLRCGARNVVASATTNASGVFSFSLDSTQLFLSPTVLLNLCNLVVTTPLSTCNSTLPPVGVLESRIQFIRSSVLGLRIVLTFGPVGFRYSSST
- the LOC115973411 gene encoding phylloplanin-like; this encodes MALKLVLFVTVMVAALALPIAKGTSVVVEVQPSFVPCSLGANVTATPPFPNAQVQLRCGAGNVVASTTTNASGVFSFSLDSTRLSLLPTVPLNLCNLVVTTALSTCNSTLPPVGVLESRIQFIRSSVLGLRIVLTFGPVGFRYSSST